The DNA sequence tAATGTGAGGCTTGGGAGAGTTACAAGGAGATTCTTGGAAGAgttacaaggagatgcttaggaagtgtcctcatcatggaatgcctgattggctgatcatcaattgcttttataatggtttcGGAGCACAGTCGAGACCTATGCGCcctcgatgcagcatcaggtggagctcCATTCGCTAaaagctatgaggaagcttataaGCTGATCGAGATGATGGCTGCGAATGAATATCAAAACCCAACCCAAAGAATGccacaaggcaaggtagcaggagttcttcaAGTGAATACAGCTACGACTATCACTTCTCAGCTAAAGCCGATAGCTATGAAAATCGATTCTCTGGCCaactatggagttaatcagatagCCAGTGcttgtgagctgtgtgcaggtgcGCATGCGACGGAACATTGTGCTATATCTTGTGAATCAGCTTAGtttatgagcaactttcagaggctGCAACAACTAGTTCATACCACGTACCATCTTAACAACCATAATAATCTGaactttagctggagcaacaatcagaatgcaaTTTAATAGCCGTACCAGTagtttggaaacaagcaattcaatcctcctgATTTCCAGCAACAGTTTGCACAAAGTCATCAATTTCAGCCATAGGGGATGCAACAACAGTCTCATAGAAATCCAGGTCCATCTGTTAATGAAAGATCTGATTTGGAGcagttgaggcttatgtgcaaaagccaagAAGTTTCAATCAAGACTCTGGAGAcccaaatagggcaaattgctaacgccttattaaatcgaccaccaggaatgcttcctagtgatacagaaggCAATCCATGCAAGAGGGAAGTTAAAGAACAGGTGAACGCAATCACCTTGAGGTCTTGAAAGGTCGCAATCTCCCAAATTCAGCAAAACGAAGAGTCTGAAAATTATGTCCAGAATGCAGGTGCGTCTGCACCCTTgccaattccagaaaatgagattgTAGCTAAAAATATTGTTcagaaggatgccgaggtggaaccgaagaagaaagctgttgtaaacaatcctcctgagggtaatacaggggataaacaagTCTATCCGCCTCCCCTATTTCCTAAAAGGCTTCAAAAGCATAAGTTTGACAAGCAATTTGCCAAgttttggaggttttcaagaagctgcatatcaacataccttttgcggaAGTTCTATAACAGATGCTGAGCTATGCTAAGtttatgaagggtattctatctcggaagctGAAACTTGAGGATTTGGAAAttgttgctctaacggaagagtgtagTGTTGTGCTGCAATAGAAACTACCTCAtaaacttaaagatccaggaagcttcacaaTACCTTGTACCATTGGCAATCTATCTTTCGACAAttgtttgtgtgacttgggagctaccatcaatctgatgcccttgtccgTGTTCAAGAAACTTGGTTTGCATGATCCAAAATGAGTAAACATGTCTTTACAGCTAGTCGATCGGACCAtcacttatccacgaggtatagtggaggatgtcttggtcaaggtgtaCAAACTCATCTTCCCCGCTGATTTTGTATTTCTGGATTTCGAGTAGGAtgagaagattcccatcatcttgggaagaccattcttggctacaggtcgaactatgatcgatgtgcaaaaaggagagcttatgatgaaggttcaagatcagaaggtcacctttaatgtgttcaagaaaataaagttacccacggagaaagaggagtgctttaaagtagagcgggtcgactctgtcgtgaattcggagcttgagaaattgccaaagtcagataccttatagagatccttaataggggaatcagttattgaagatgaagaaggagcagagcaactacgggttttgaatgcacctccgtggaagaggaagttggatatgtcattcgattctcttgggttagcagagaggaaaatttctcaggagcttctcgagccgtctattgaagaagctcccacacttgggCTCAAACTGCTGCCAAATCATATGagttatgcatttttaggtgcACCCCCGACAAGGGGTTATAATATATCTATGATAATCTAAAGGATGACCGGCCGGTTCCTCCCGTGCTTACAGATGGTCCCTCTCGTGCACCACAGACAGTTGATATgtttggtcttggtgatgcgTATACATCCACCgacattttgctgaagatttgacacacgctctcgGTACTGTTTTTCGAGACACTAATGTCGAGGTTGATTGACCACCTAAttctccacccgaggagggtgatcctCCCGACGAATAGGTATTACttgtatccttattattaccttcaatgaggacattgaaaattttaagtttgggggtgataatggaaggattagtttgtgtgtgtccatatagattctTATAGaatcatattgcatgtttagttgtatttcattcatatttttgcatgattattCATATTGGACATTTTTATTTGTGTTTTTATGTGAGTTCATTTAGTTGcatgtgcatgcatataacatgcTCCCGTAGGATGAGCTGtttctgattgattggttgatgttgatttgagtgtagtgatgacgAATATAGGtatgtttaagtcttaatgaattgatttgcacgcccagaaaaaaaaattcacaagtcttataggacTGTGTttgagctagatcatgatcataatTGTTTATTTGTTGATATTTAATctcttggttatatttagaatttttgttatTCTCGTAATGACATAGGAGCACTGATTATTAAACTGGAGAAAAGCAGGATTTCATTGCTAATTatgaataaggctaggcgtcaaatggctagtagccgactcatatttttataagtagtctagggttgaatgagatgtagcgaaacgcactcattcagaaatcgttgaaaaaaaagaaaaaaaaagagagagaaaaaaaagaaaggaaaaaaagtatgtgttatgcataattgatcaacggtgggctctttaatactcgagttattaagttctaggggactttgtgcttAGTGACTTAAGGCTTTgttagtctgggatccgctaacctaacgctcgctacattgGTATTactgtataagtcttttgggacctcactCAATGCACGGTTAAATAAGCatatttgttatgtgttcaataatagcatgaatccttgtataacactagtagaaaggaggtgttgtgagtcattatgtgtttagcgtctattctgtttataagctcgtgattgttttgatgacatataagttatggttattgatctagtatcgagggtatatctgttaagcatccacataCGCACGTTTCGGGTTGTGAATTGGTTCGTGAGATTTATTTGAACTTTATTAAAAGTCATTGCATTCCTAGAGGCattagcttgttggttggttatggttattttgaggggatcgattgcattgtCATCTAGTTGCatttcacgtagttgcattcatgcattagttTGTTTGTAGTTTTTGAGtatgtttatgcttgaggacaagtatcgattcaagtttaggggtgcgataagtggaatttatatccacttagaacgcttcgtaaaggctcaaattggtgatttgtactcaagttatttgtgtttttgattttgtttttgtagtgttttacatttcagggtatatttgaaagaaggaatagattttatATTGTTTCTATGCTAAAagggtgttaggatggagcctcgggAGTTAGCACAAAAGAAACCAGCAATTGAAGTGAAGGAAacaagaaaaatcagaattttcagAAGGTCAGGGCGGCCGTGCTAGTCTTAGGAGTGGCCTCACCCATTTGTCAGAAAgcgagcgcgcccgcgctgggtcGGGATTGCAGAATCCTGATTGcaatattataataattttttagacTCCAGATCGTATTGGGTTTATATATAAAGCCTTTTGAATACGTTTTTGATAACAACGAGAACAAGGAGTGAGCAGTAAGAAGACCTAATAACATaatacaacgaaggagaagaagatcttgtttttacttgtgattctttgcttaagttgtaacgttggatgcttgttttcttattCGTTTGAACCTTacactcttgttaacgtacttttgattattattcactTTATAAAGATCTAttttttataccatgctttcattggaacctatggtgacgatgagttcggttatgaactaatcgttatcgtgggtttctaatggatttacttatggatttctatagttaatttgtttcaatatattggtgtgtggtgattgattgatatcctagtattggttgtgcttattcgtcttatgtgcgtagctaacatataatgatagtgtgttaatctctattgaagccAAAGTTAATATGGAggtttaaaacttgccatgctagcgtaggttcatgtataattattatgcatgactcgtaggtaattttaaccatcttacttgccctatgtaatcacgatagataacttgcgcattaaaccgttatgttttcaaattctatagacatatagggtctaagcataattgatGTCTACTTatcttctatctcttttgtggatgtctagtcgtagggtattcgtgcaacgaaagttggcgtttactagttccgtattatctgattagttgtcatcaccattgaatgttaaggttaagaacaatgactatgaatgaagtatttaatgaagttataatcccatgtttgtctcatatagttaattcaatcacttttattcttagttaattgcatgttagtttaatcttagttataaagATCTCAACTTGTTATTTTCTTAAAATTGAGCGATAGCCATAACATTGTtacataggtgcataatcttaagttaacttGTTATTTTCTTAAAATTGAGCGATAGCCATAACATTGTTACATATGTCCACATTATTTAAGTGTCAAGATTTTTTTCAATATGGTGTTTGATAATTGGCCAGGATATGTATCGGAGGAGAGGAGGGATGGCACCGATTATTTAGTTAAAGTGAGTGGAGTAGACCATGATTTTTATTATTTATGGGACCAAGCTTTGTTTCTTCTGCTCTTCCAAATTAAGGCCAAATCAGGTTGTGTTTTGGACTGATCTCCGTTGGGGTTTAGTAAACTCTAGATATGGTTTGTTTTCTTGTTTTTTTGACAAATAAGCTAAATACTCGTTAAAATATTGAAATTAGAATGCATAttgtaaaataaaaaataaataactgTTTTGTTTTCAGATCACTTAATAGAATAtctattttttttcaatttaaaAAGAATATTATAATTATATCGAATAATCCAACCTACAACAATTGTGAAATTAGTAATATCACAATCGACATTTACATAAATGTCATCTATAGTTAGTGATGAAGGGAGGATTATATTGAAGTGGGGCACAAAATAATTGTACAAAAAGTTTACAATAATAGTAAATTGAATTAAAAAAGAAACTCATTAGATAATATACAAAATTTGCACACTTTATTTAAAATTGTGAAATAGCTGATAGTATATTATTTTTGTGGGATGGTAATTTATGTTATTACGTAATTACGTGGTAAAACAGGGTAGGGTAAAATAGAATGATAAAATGCAATTATTGACACCTACAAGATCCACCGGTGCTAAGAACAAATGTGATGGTATTATCAAATTCCAAAAAGAGAAGTGTTTCCAAGCAGTTAACAGAGTACATTCTTATTATTAGATGAACTGAGTCCATTTGATGCAGATCAAAGGAAGGTCTTAGTTTGATCCCATATGTTTATAGATAATAAAAAGAAATCACACACAACAGAAGAGATAAACCACAACTGAAATCGCAAAATGCCCATATTTTATTGGCGGCAGGGCAGGAAACTGTGACGGATCATAGAGATAAACCAGAACCACTGAATTTTTCTTCTGTAATCTGATCCAATCTGGAAGCCATCTCTGGAGTTAACCAATTTTTCCAATCTCCGACCACACCTTTCCGGAAAAATGAACTATTGCTAACACCTTTCACGGAGTTATCCTTCTTATTAACATCTATCTTGGTCAAGCTCTCGAAACTACACAAACTTATGATTTCATCAACCAAACCTGAATTTTCTTCCTCCTCGGAGAACGGTTTCTCAAGAAAACTTGCAAGACGCTTCAGCTGTAACTTAGGCACATTTTTCATCTCGTCGTACCTCAGGAAGAGCACCTTATGTGGATTTTTCTGGCTCTCAATCCAATATCCCAAGATGTGGTCCCACACTGGTCCAGCTGCATTAACACCTTTACAGTACAAATTAAAGGCTTCTTCCAAAGAAATTGGAGAGGATCGAAAATTGGACTTGTTGATAAAGTGAAAGAGTGACACAAAGATGTCTTTGATGTCCCTGCACATGTAAACAATTTTGCAGTTTGATAAGCTGGAGGTTACGGATTTTGGAAGGCTAACAACTGAAGTATGAGCTGAAAAGATCCTCGCATTTGTGTCAGGGGAGTTGCAAACAGAATCATATTCAGAGGGACTGAGAACTTCGAGGAAAGGAACAAGCTCGCGAGGAGCCTTGTGAAGCAAAGGATGGTGAGGTGATTGAGGGAGCTGAGCTTCACGGTTCATTAATGCATAGAGTATGGCTTTCATCCATGTGGAGCCAGATTTAGGGGCAGTAACAATGAATACATCATTTTCGCGGGGCATAAAATGTTTTTGACTAATAATAACACCCTTCAAAAGTATAAGAGGATACCAGAAACCTTGGTATTTATATGAGTCAGAGGCAACCATATCTCCCTCCTTTGGCAGCAAAGAAAGCAAGTCCTCCACTTCTTGATTGTCGTCTCCATGCTCAAGAGGATGTGCTGTTTTTGGCTCCATAACAGAGAGCAAACCCATTAAGGAATTTATATGTAAGAAAAATGTCAAACTACTCCCACCTAAATTGTTAGGTTTGCATTGTACTCAACTTTTACATAAATTTCATATCCATTCATcaattataaaaattaatattttataaactTAATCGTAGAAATATAGACATATAATATTACTTTTATTTATATTCTATACGTTCCAATGTTATTTATAATCAGAGCATGCTAAATTTAAGATGGTTTGATATATATGTTAGATTGTCACAGAGTTCACAATGCTAAAATATTTGCAGTATTACATAAAATTGCTAATTCAAAAgatatttaattacataattacAAGAAGAATAAAAGGTTAAAAACggtaaaaatgaaaataaatacTTGACTAATAAAGAATGTACACTTTGCACACTAATAATAGATATTATAAGTAGAGATATTTTGAATAATGAAATTAAAAACAAGCTTGGTTTACAGGCTGTATCCTGTATTACGTCTGTGTGGACTTTTTTTGCCTATTTGTTTTGGCAAGTGGCTTGGTCTATAATTTGTTTCATATTTATGAAAGGGAGACTGACAACAGGTCTGTTAGGAAGATTTTCGACAACAAACGAGTTGTATAATGTTGGATAAAATTGGATGTTGACCTTTAAAATTACTAGTATAGCTCAATTACCTGTATGCAATCATGGACCCACGTTATAATTTGGTTTTtctatttatttaaaatataaattcgtgttatttatttatttgtttacaAGTATGTCTATTGTATTTTCAAAATATACCAAGAAATTTGAGAGttaattgtttttatttattatattctcaaattttatttggttttacCAACTAACAACAaagaaaaaattgaaaattaaagtaattactttataaaattataataataatttattatttcaaatttatttgaTTAAGGACAAGATAGTTTAATATAAATATAAGCAACCAAGATAGATAAAATGAACTCGCAAGACTTGACTCAGTGGGTTAAAAAAtggataattatcctcttggtcacatgttcgaattccacgggaggagaatttatgattatgtctcctgAGTCAGAACTTAccgcttaaatgcggtttaacTAGTTGGCATCCGAAGgatagcggctgcgggttatctacgataaaaaataaaaataattaagataGATAAAATATAACTTTTCTGTTTTCCGCCCCTCCATTACGTCATAGATTGCATACTGCAACCACCAACAAGCgttgctaaaggccaaaaaaCAGTTGCTATAGATGCCAAAAAAGCAATTGTAACACTTTTGGAGGGTTACAAATTTTAGCTGTTGGGAAAATACTCTATTACAACCCGACACAACCTATTGCAACGCCTACTTATCTCTTATAGAAACATTCAACTACAATATCAACCAGGGTTGTAATAGGACTTGACCAGTGGGCCCCACATCCAACAGTCGGGCCCCAAACAgaccaaataatttttttaataggACCTACTCATTAATTTACAATTCCCAAAAATATAAAACATATTCAATTCATTACCCAATCGTaccaaaacacaagtaatatTCATTACACCAAAATAAAAAATTAAGTTTTATCCACTGATCCTAATCAAGCACACCACATAATTACATTATCAAAAAATTAAACACCTAATCTACAATTGTAAAACTCTTTTCCTTGTAGTAGTTCATCAAAATATTTTGCTCCCCATCATCCACAACTATTCTTCTAATTCCCGTTCTGCTCTTTAGTCATAATAATGAGTTATTCTATGCTTGCTCTGCTCGAAAAGATAATTGACTTTCTTGCATGCTTTGCTTGTTATGTAGTCTCTAAAATCAATATTAGATGTATGTTAAAACttaaaagaaaaaatatgcaAAGAATCAAAATTTTATATAACGGCGGCGGAGTTTAAAAAATAGCAGTAGTAGAATGAAAAAATAGCAGTATCAACGGAATGCAATATGTACTTTTGTAAAATAGAGGAAGCTTATGTGACCTGCAAAGAACAGTTTGGCCTTCCACCTTCTTATTTTCACCTTCCAGGTTGGCCGCTTTAGAAATCATAGTCATTAATTTATTTGAACCTGAATGAAATAACATATAGTTATTGCCATTTTAAAGCAGAGATcgtaaatataaaataaattgatCTAACAGTAGGGTTCATCAATTAAATCACAAGTACTGCATTAAGGATATCCGTACTAGAAATTGCTACAGTAATTTTATATGTGAATTGGGGATATGTGTGGAATGAGGAAtgtaattttaaaaaatttcagaCGTGGACTACCACTGTGGATTACTTTAAGAATATGATACAATGACGATTATCTTCATGATTGCCTGAAAACAACCTTATAAACATTAACGAGCGCATAAAACATGCATCAGTTTTGTGCTAGTGTTGATAACTTGACACATAGGTCAAATTAAAAGCAAAAGATAAGAATATACAAAATAACAATAAACAAGACCAAAAGTAAAAGCCTTAAAAGAAAAGGCACTTTTGAAGCAGACACTAAAGGGCAAGTCTTAAACATAAAACAATCCAGCAACCCAAGAAGCCCAATAAGTTACAGTTTCTATCCTGAAAATAAATGAGATCCACAAGAATAATTTTACAACATATACTCCAGTTAGATAAGAAAGAACAAGAACCGCTATTATGTGTGGAGTTGCCAAtatggaagaaaagatatttatTAAGAAGTAACATACCTGAATGCAAGACCTTCCGATGCACTACAAGGAGAGATGGATCTTGTACTTCTGATAAGTGTAGATGTTCTAACATAGTGATTTTCGATGCATCTGCGGAGAAACCACAATCAACCATTTTTTCTACCAGAATACTTTTGTTTTTTTGTTTGAGATGAGGTCATAGTTTGAGTTTGAGCTTGAGTTTTAGAACATCAAGCAGAACATAAGTTCATGTGAATAAGACAAAACTAATATCATAAATTTGAGAACCAATAGAGCAAGTTGATAAGTTCAAGAGATATCACAGATAAATCAATGTTATTAACCAAGCAAGCTAGGAATCTCACAACTAACCATCACATAATTGTATTGTAATGCAAAATTTATCAATTCACAAACCCTCTATAAATATCACTTAGGAAGGATAATGTAGTGCTTGCACACTATAATCAGATAATAGACAAAGTTATTGCCACTAGAATTAATCAACATACTCAGTGCATATAAATCTAAACTGATTGAACACTAATCAAGACATCAACCTTATGTACATAATAACCAATCCAAAAAATAACTCGAATAAAACAGAGACATCGATTTACTTATACAAATACAAGGGTTTTGAGAATTTTTCACCTGAGCCATGGCCTTAAGTCTTATGGAACTTCCTATATCTATACCTCAAAGTACAGATCGATTTGTATTAGTAAACAAGGATTTGGCCTGAATTTTTGTTTAAAAATTAAGGTTTCAGTGGGGTTTGGAAAAGGGGGAAATCAACACTgatattatttttcttaaaatcttTTTTCTGTATAAGAGATAACTTCATTTTTTTGTTAAAGTAACAACGCTGTAATTTTCCCGCCTCTAAAACTTTTTTGgactttttctttttttataaatatatattttgatattaaaattattaattactTTTATAAATTTTATCATTTAAAATTCAAATTATAAAATACACTTTATAAAATACTATCATAAATCACTCATTTAAGGAATAGTTAAATTTTAGaaatcataattaattatttcttttatataAAGTATAtgttatttttaatatttaatccttttcaaataattaaaaaattattattttatcaaaatatcataaatatatgTAATAATACCCTATTACATCTACATTAGACGAGTGTTGcaatttaaatcaataatttctctattttaataaatattatttttaaaatttaactatgagaaataaataaattaaacaaTATTTAAATATCTTAAAATGATCAATATAACTAATTAACGTCTTGTTAAATTTTATAAAGCGttcaatatataaatataatattataaatcacaacactaatattattaatatctaaaaataaataaaatatatatttcaattattatttcatttttatgtaaaaaatcattaattagttaaattaaaaaaatcatcTTTATATTTATGTCATTTTGGTAAAATATTGTAAATATACCGCAACATCAAAAAAGAGGGGTTGCGATATATATTCTCCCAAGATCAAGGGTTGCAGCATGTAATATATGGCGTAGTGCTCCCAGGGTTAGGGTTTGTGTTTTTTCAAGTTAATCGAGTGGCTTCCAATCCTAATGCcattattttcttttattctcgTTAATTTCCTTTCAATAAAACCCAAATTTTTGGGCGTTTACATGTTTCTTCTATTGAAATGTATTTTTTGTCTCTTCTTTTGGAGTGTTTTTGTTATATTTTTGTTCAATTATGATTGGGTTTATTTGGAGTTAGATCTATTGAAAATAATTTTGttgatatttttggtgatctgAAAAGCGTTTATCGAATCTAGGGCCGTGGTGATTATTACAAGAGTTCGCCTTTCACAACCAAAGATTTTTCATCATTCGAGGGTTCACACTTCCGGCACGTCTAGAGCTggtatccggcatgtagataTATGTGGTGTTTTCTGCATATTTATAGCGGATGAGAAATCCATCGGTCGGAGAATTTTCTTATCCGTGAAGTTCCGAAGTCGTAACCGAGCCTTTGACCTTTATGAATAGGCCGCATCGCTGGGAACTCCTAAAGAAAATTAATGTTCGCTTTATAATAGGAAGTTGGTTCGACAACTCCTATTGGGTCACGGAATGAAAAGCCAAATCCATCTAGGTTTCTTGTTCTCCAAGAACTACGTAGGGCTTGATCATTTATAAAAGAAGGTACGTACGTATGTGCATTGTAATGTATTGGAAGCGAGAGATCTATACTGCACCACCAAGCACTCTTATGATCTCAGCTCCCGATTCATCATAATCACCACATCCCGATCATGACGAAGGATCACCACTGCAAATTTTGATTCCGGATTTTTGTTAATCAAATTCGTCCGTCAACAGTCAGCTTGATGATGAAGAGGTTCTTATGAATTTGGCTCCATAACAGACCACCAGAGTA is a window from the Apium graveolens cultivar Ventura chromosome 1, ASM990537v1, whole genome shotgun sequence genome containing:
- the LOC141678652 gene encoding cytosolic sulfotransferase 8-like, with product MGLLSVMEPKTAHPLEHGDDNQEVEDLLSLLPKEGDMVASDSYKYQGFWYPLILLKGVIISQKHFMPRENDVFIVTAPKSGSTWMKAILYALMNREAQLPQSPHHPLLHKAPRELVPFLEVLSPSEYDSVCNSPDTNARIFSAHTSVVSLPKSVTSSLSNCKIVYMCRDIKDIFVSLFHFINKSNFRSSPISLEEAFNLYCKGVNAAGPVWDHILGYWIESQKNPHKVLFLRYDEMKNVPKLQLKRLASFLEKPFSEEEENSGLVDEIISLCSFESLTKIDVNKKDNSVKGVSNSSFFRKGVVGDWKNWLTPEMASRLDQITEEKFSGSGLSL